One window of Paenibacillus albicereus genomic DNA carries:
- a CDS encoding LL-diaminopimelate aminotransferase, with translation MTSINSNYLNLQGSYLFSEIAKRRTKFIQDNPQAEIISLGIGDVTRGLPEAVTKAMHAAVDELAVPGSFRGYGPEQGYDFLINAIIEHDYKARGVDIASNEVFVSDGSKCDVGNIQEIFSQDAVVAVQDPVYPVYVDTNVMAGRSGSFNSELGRYENIVYLDCTAENGFKPSLPDRKVDLIYLCYPNNPTGMTLTKDELKVWVDYARENSCLILFDSAYESFITEADVPHSIYEVEGAREVAIEFRSFSKTAGFTGVRCAYTVVPRELKGLDKDGNSVVINDLWNRRHTTKFNGVSYVTQRGAEAIYSPEGKEQIRSLVDYYMTNAGIIRDGLASLGLDVFGGVNAPYIWLKTPKGLDSWAFFDKLLSEANIVGTPGVGFGRSGQGYFRLTAFGSRENTEKAVERIRGLSL, from the coding sequence ATGACATCGATCAATTCGAACTACCTGAACCTCCAGGGCAGCTACCTGTTCTCGGAAATCGCCAAGCGGCGCACGAAGTTCATCCAAGACAACCCGCAGGCCGAGATCATCAGCCTCGGCATCGGCGACGTGACGCGCGGCCTGCCGGAAGCCGTCACCAAGGCGATGCACGCCGCCGTCGACGAGCTGGCCGTGCCGGGCAGCTTCCGCGGCTACGGTCCGGAGCAAGGCTACGACTTCCTCATCAATGCGATCATCGAGCACGACTACAAGGCGCGCGGCGTCGATATCGCCTCCAACGAAGTTTTCGTCAGCGACGGCTCCAAATGCGACGTCGGCAACATCCAGGAGATTTTCAGCCAGGATGCCGTCGTCGCCGTGCAGGATCCGGTCTATCCGGTCTATGTGGACACCAACGTCATGGCAGGCCGCTCCGGCTCGTTCAACAGCGAGCTGGGCCGCTACGAGAACATCGTTTATCTCGACTGCACGGCGGAAAACGGCTTCAAGCCGTCGCTGCCGGACCGCAAGGTCGACCTCATCTACCTCTGCTACCCGAACAACCCGACCGGCATGACGCTGACGAAGGACGAGCTCAAGGTATGGGTCGACTACGCGCGCGAGAACAGCTGCCTCATCCTGTTCGACTCGGCGTACGAGTCGTTCATCACCGAAGCCGACGTGCCGCACAGCATCTATGAAGTCGAAGGAGCGCGCGAGGTCGCGATCGAGTTCCGCAGCTTCTCCAAGACGGCCGGCTTCACGGGCGTCCGCTGCGCGTACACCGTCGTGCCGCGCGAGCTGAAGGGCCTCGACAAGGACGGCAACTCCGTCGTCATCAACGACCTGTGGAACCGCCGCCACACGACCAAGTTCAACGGCGTGTCCTACGTGACCCAGCGCGGCGCCGAAGCGATCTATTCGCCGGAGGGCAAGGAGCAGATCCGCAGCCTCGTCGACTACTACATGACCAATGCCGGCATCATCCGCGACGGCCTTGCATCGCTTGGCCTGGATGTATTCGGCGGCGTCAACGCGCCGTACATCTGGCTCAAGACGCCGAAGGGCCTCGACTCGTGGGCGTTCTTCGACAAGCTGTTGTCGGAGGCCAACATCGTCGGCACGCCGGGCGTCGGCTTCGGCCGCAGCGGCCAGGGCTACTTCCGCCTGACGGCGTTCGGCAGCCGCGAGAACACCGAAAAAGCGGTGGAGCGCATCCGCGGCCTCAGCCTCTAA
- a CDS encoding aspartate carbamoyltransferase catalytic subunit produces MTALQLRQNSLLGLKGMGREEIESILSRASHWERQEQKVQPVLAGRFVANMFFENSTRTRFSFEVAEKRLGAEVLNFSAAASSVQKGESIYDTVRTLESMGIDAGIIRLKPAGVLQELAERIQVPLINAGDGNNEHPTQALLDLYTMRQQFGQLAGLRVSIIGDIKHSRVARSNYWGLKQLGAKVSFCAPDNMREHELDVPYVGIDEALQADVVMMLRVQLERHEGGMIRSAEEYREQYGLTAERAARLAPHAIIMHPAPVNRDVEIDGDLVEHPQSRIFPQMQNGVPVRMAVIERALRG; encoded by the coding sequence ATGACGGCATTGCAGCTGCGGCAAAACAGCCTGCTCGGCCTCAAGGGGATGGGCCGCGAGGAGATCGAGTCGATTCTCTCCCGGGCGTCGCACTGGGAGCGGCAGGAGCAGAAGGTGCAGCCGGTTCTGGCAGGTCGGTTCGTCGCCAACATGTTCTTCGAGAACAGCACGCGCACCCGGTTCAGCTTCGAGGTGGCGGAAAAGCGCCTCGGAGCCGAGGTGCTGAACTTCTCGGCGGCGGCATCGAGCGTGCAGAAGGGCGAGTCGATCTACGACACCGTGCGGACGCTGGAGTCCATGGGCATCGACGCCGGCATCATCCGCCTCAAGCCGGCCGGCGTTCTCCAAGAGCTCGCGGAGCGCATCCAGGTGCCGCTCATCAACGCTGGAGACGGCAACAACGAGCATCCGACGCAGGCGCTGCTCGACCTGTACACGATGCGGCAGCAATTCGGGCAGCTCGCCGGTCTGCGCGTCTCCATCATCGGCGACATCAAGCACAGCCGGGTCGCCCGCTCCAACTACTGGGGGCTGAAGCAGCTCGGAGCGAAGGTCAGCTTCTGCGCTCCGGACAACATGCGGGAGCACGAGCTGGATGTGCCTTACGTCGGCATCGACGAGGCGCTTCAGGCGGACGTCGTCATGATGCTGCGCGTGCAGCTGGAGCGGCATGAGGGCGGCATGATCCGCTCGGCGGAGGAGTACCGCGAGCAGTACGGGCTGACGGCGGAACGGGCGGCTCGCCTGGCGCCGCACGCGATCATCATGCACCCGGCGCCGGTCAATCGCGACGTCGAGATCGACGGCGACCTGGTCGAGCATCCGCAGTCGAGGATCTTTCCGCAGATGCAGAACGGCGTGCCGGTGCGCATGGCGGTCATCGAGCGGGCGCTTCGGGGATAG
- a CDS encoding dihydroorotase, with translation MAAIEWIVNGRIWNEESGELETRHVRIEDGRIAEIKGGEAPEASGEGVLDARGKLVSAGFIDMHVHLRDPGFEHKEDIVTGTASAAAGGFTTIACMPNTRPSIDTPETVRYVLDKAREQGNGVKVLPYAAISKNQLGRELTDFAALKAAGAIGFTDDGVGVQRAQMMKDAMELAKALDMPIIAHCEDDSLVEGLYVSEGRFARDNGIKGIPNESEAIHVGRDALLAEATGVHYHVCHVSTEQSVRLIRLAKSVGVRITAEVCPHHLVLSDEDIPGMDSNWKMNPPLRTPRDVEAVIQGLEDGTIDMIVTDHAPHSAEEKARGMQLAPFGIVGFETAFPLLYTAFVRTGKWSLGFLLNRMTRIPASVFRLDSGRLEVGAPADLTVVELEQKREVDPSAFLSKSSNTPFGGWKLYGWPEATVVAGSVVWSHQSA, from the coding sequence ATGGCAGCTATAGAATGGATCGTGAACGGACGGATCTGGAACGAGGAGAGCGGCGAGCTGGAAACGAGGCATGTCCGCATCGAGGACGGACGGATCGCCGAGATCAAGGGCGGCGAAGCGCCGGAAGCGTCGGGCGAGGGCGTGCTGGACGCGCGGGGCAAGCTCGTCTCGGCGGGCTTCATCGACATGCACGTGCATCTGCGCGACCCCGGCTTCGAGCATAAGGAGGATATCGTCACCGGCACTGCTTCGGCGGCGGCGGGGGGATTCACGACGATCGCCTGCATGCCGAACACGCGGCCGTCGATCGACACGCCGGAGACGGTGCGCTACGTGCTGGACAAAGCCCGCGAGCAAGGCAACGGCGTCAAGGTGCTGCCTTACGCGGCGATCTCCAAAAACCAGCTCGGACGCGAGCTGACCGACTTCGCGGCGCTGAAAGCGGCCGGCGCGATCGGCTTCACCGACGACGGCGTCGGCGTGCAGCGGGCGCAGATGATGAAGGACGCGATGGAGCTGGCGAAGGCGCTCGACATGCCGATCATCGCCCACTGCGAGGACGACAGCCTGGTCGAAGGGCTGTACGTCTCCGAGGGAAGGTTCGCCCGCGACAACGGCATCAAGGGCATCCCGAACGAGTCCGAGGCGATCCATGTCGGCCGCGACGCGCTGCTGGCCGAGGCGACCGGCGTCCACTACCACGTCTGCCACGTGAGCACCGAGCAGTCGGTTCGCCTGATCCGCCTGGCCAAGTCGGTCGGCGTGAGAATCACCGCCGAGGTCTGTCCGCATCATCTGGTGTTGAGCGACGAGGACATCCCGGGCATGGACTCCAATTGGAAGATGAACCCTCCGCTGCGCACGCCGCGCGACGTCGAGGCGGTCATCCAGGGGCTGGAGGACGGTACGATCGACATGATCGTCACCGACCATGCGCCGCACAGCGCGGAGGAGAAGGCTCGCGGGATGCAGCTCGCGCCGTTCGGCATCGTCGGCTTCGAGACGGCGTTCCCGCTGCTGTACACCGCATTCGTCCGTACGGGCAAATGGTCGCTCGGCTTCCTGCTGAACCGCATGACCCGAATCCCTGCTTCCGTATTCCGCCTCGACTCGGGGCGGCTGGAGGTCGGAGCTCCGGCGGATCTGACCGTCGTCGAGCTGGAGCAGAAGCGCGAGGTCGATCCCTCCGCATTCCTTTCCAAAAGCAGCAACACGCCTTTCGGCGGCTGGAAGCTCTACGGATGGCCGGAAGCCACCGTTGTCGCCGGCAGCGTCGTCTGGTCCCACCAAAGCGCATAA
- the pyrR gene encoding bifunctional pyr operon transcriptional regulator/uracil phosphoribosyltransferase PyrR has protein sequence MSEGEKRAILDDTAIRRGLTRIAHEIVEKNKGIEGCVLVGIRTRGVHLARRLAEQIREIEGAPVACGELDITGYRDDRSAEGQAGAIAVADAEGRPVAIHDKRVILIDDVLYTGRTIRAAMDALMDQGRPQSIQLAVLLDRGHRELPIRPDYVGKNVPTSKQESIRVSLQEVDGEDNVTITERQGGR, from the coding sequence ATGTCAGAAGGCGAAAAACGCGCCATCCTGGACGATACCGCCATACGCAGAGGCCTGACCCGGATCGCCCATGAAATCGTCGAGAAGAACAAAGGGATCGAAGGCTGCGTGCTGGTCGGCATCCGGACGCGGGGCGTGCATCTGGCCCGGCGCCTGGCCGAGCAGATCCGCGAAATCGAAGGCGCGCCGGTCGCTTGCGGCGAGCTCGACATTACCGGCTACCGCGACGACCGCTCGGCGGAAGGCCAGGCGGGCGCCATCGCGGTGGCCGATGCCGAAGGCCGGCCGGTCGCCATCCATGACAAGCGCGTCATCCTGATCGACGACGTGCTCTACACCGGACGGACGATCCGCGCGGCGATGGACGCCTTGATGGACCAAGGACGTCCCCAGTCGATCCAGCTCGCCGTCCTGCTCGATCGGGGCCATCGGGAGCTGCCGATCCGTCCCGACTACGTGGGCAAGAACGTGCCGACCTCCAAGCAGGAGAGCATCCGCGTCTCCCTTCAGGAAGTGGATGGAGAAGACAACGTCACCATCACCGAGAGACAGGGAGGACGATAA
- the lspA gene encoding signal peptidase II, with translation MKVKGYSYVVALVAILLDQITKIIIMNRLELYEQIKVIGDFFIITSIRNTGAAFSMLEGKQMFFLIITPIVAAGIVWYIHQQRRSGNVWLLTALGLVLGGALGNFIDRLLYGHVVDFLSFNFGSYSFAVFNIADAAITVGVIMIIIDTLREDRRARAAAKAGRDPEQPKEILHTED, from the coding sequence TTGAAGGTCAAGGGGTATTCATACGTGGTGGCGCTGGTCGCCATCTTGCTCGACCAGATCACCAAGATCATCATCATGAACCGGCTCGAGCTCTACGAGCAGATCAAAGTCATCGGAGATTTCTTCATCATCACTTCCATCCGCAATACGGGAGCGGCCTTCAGCATGCTGGAGGGAAAGCAGATGTTCTTCCTCATCATCACGCCGATCGTCGCGGCGGGCATCGTCTGGTACATCCACCAGCAGCGCCGTTCCGGCAACGTCTGGCTGCTGACCGCCCTGGGGCTCGTACTCGGCGGAGCTCTCGGCAATTTCATCGACCGGCTGCTGTACGGGCATGTCGTCGACTTCCTATCCTTCAATTTCGGCTCCTATTCGTTCGCGGTGTTCAACATCGCCGATGCGGCGATTACGGTCGGCGTCATCATGATCATCATCGACACGCTGCGGGAAGACCGCCGCGCGCGGGCGGCGGCCAAGGCCGGCCGCGATCCGGAGCAGCCGAAGGAAATCCTGCATACAGAGGACTGA
- a CDS encoding RluA family pseudouridine synthase has translation MTFQDSHHEAAAEQDDERLLEWTVAPEQAGQRIDKFITDQLADPAVSRTQVQDWIAAGAASVGGRAVKANYKLAAGDSLAVTVPEPEDAAIVPEDIPLDIVYEDSDVIVINKPRGMVVHPAPGHSGGTVVNALMHHCRDLSGINGVLRPGIVHRIDKDTSGLLMAAKNDLAHLSLAEQLKEHSVTRKYVALVHDNLHHDIGTIDAPIGRDDKDRKMFTVTTKGSKHAVTHFQVIERLGDYTLVELQLETGRTHQIRVHLKYIGHPLAGDPVYGRNKTVALGGQALHAAALGFTHPRTGERLEFEAPIPADMQHVLTSLRNR, from the coding sequence ATGACATTTCAAGACAGCCATCATGAAGCCGCCGCCGAGCAAGACGACGAGCGGCTGCTCGAATGGACGGTCGCGCCGGAGCAGGCGGGCCAGCGCATCGACAAGTTCATCACCGACCAGCTCGCCGATCCCGCGGTCTCGCGCACGCAGGTCCAGGACTGGATCGCTGCGGGAGCCGCATCGGTGGGCGGCCGTGCCGTCAAGGCGAACTATAAGCTCGCCGCGGGCGACTCGCTCGCCGTGACGGTGCCGGAGCCCGAGGACGCGGCGATCGTGCCGGAGGACATCCCGCTCGACATCGTGTATGAGGACTCCGACGTCATCGTCATCAACAAGCCGCGGGGCATGGTCGTGCATCCGGCCCCGGGGCACTCCGGCGGTACCGTCGTCAACGCGCTCATGCATCATTGCCGCGACCTGTCCGGCATCAACGGCGTGCTCCGGCCCGGCATCGTGCACCGCATCGACAAGGACACGTCGGGCCTGCTCATGGCCGCCAAGAACGACCTGGCCCACCTATCGCTCGCCGAGCAGCTCAAGGAGCACAGCGTGACGCGCAAGTATGTCGCGCTCGTGCACGACAACCTGCATCACGACATCGGCACGATCGACGCGCCGATCGGACGGGACGACAAGGACCGCAAGATGTTCACCGTCACGACCAAAGGGAGCAAGCATGCGGTGACCCATTTCCAAGTCATCGAGCGGCTGGGCGACTATACGCTGGTCGAGCTGCAGCTGGAGACGGGACGGACCCATCAGATCCGCGTCCATCTCAAGTACATCGGCCATCCGCTCGCGGGCGATCCCGTCTACGGCCGCAACAAGACGGTCGCGTTGGGCGGACAGGCTCTCCATGCGGCCGCGCTCGGCTTCACCCATCCGCGCACGGGCGAGCGGCTCGAGTTCGAGGCGCCGATCCCGGCGGACATGCAGCATGTGCTGACGAGCTTGCGCAACCGCTGA
- the carB gene encoding carbamoyl-phosphate synthase large subunit, whose protein sequence is MPRNNLLKKILVIGSGPIVIGQAAEFDYAGTQACQALKEEGYEVVLINSNPATIMTDTNMADKVYIEPITLDFVSQIIRQERPDGLLPTLGGQTGLNMAVELARAGVLERENVQLLGTQLTAIEKAEDRDLFRELMRELEQPVPESVIVTTVQEAVDFANEIGYPIIVRPAYTLGGTGGGICATEAELLETVASGIRYSPIGQCLIEKSIAGMKEVEYEVMRDANDNCIVVCNMENFDPVGVHTGDSIVVAPSQTLSDREYQMLRSASLKIIRALNIEGGCNVQFALDPFSFQYYVIEVNPRVSRSSALASKATGYPIAKMAAKIAVGYTLDEIVNPVTGQTYACFEPTLDYIVSKIPRWPFDKFTSANRKLGTQMKATGEVMAIGRTFEESMHKAIRSLEIGTHRFHLKDAHELGDETLRTRLAKPDDERMFLIAEAFRRGWTLADIQDLTKVDWWFLDKIESIVAFEEELRRAPGLTKELLYAAKRRGFSDRSIAELRREGSQQTLTDEHAVRAFRLEQGLRPVYKMVDTCAAEFEASTPYYYSTYEVENEVTETDKQKVLVLGSGPIRIGQGIEFDYSTVHAVWAIQNAGYEAVIINNNPETVSTDFSTSDRLYFEPLFLEDVLNVIEQEQPIGVIVQFGGQTAINLAAPLAKAGVRILGSSLESIDTAEDRKKFEALLRGLGIAQPEGSTVTNLEEAIVTANRLSYPVLVRPSYVLGGRAMEIVYSDEELVGYMAEAVKINPEHPVLIDRYMLGKEAEVDAICDGETVVIPGIMEHVERAGVHSGDSIAVYPPQSLSADIKEQIVDITIKIAKALKVVGLVNIQFVIHNDKAYVIEVNPRSSRTVPFLSKVTGLPMANLATRAILGTKLAELGHVDGLWPEDKFVSVKVPVFSFAKLRRVDPTLTPEMKSTGEVMGRDEQYAKALYKGLIGAGMKIPLQGSIVATVSDKDKAEALELLKGFYAIGYKIIATGGTAAALEAEGIAVQRVNKLSEGSPNILDLIRSGQAQFVFNTLTKGKTPERDGFRIRREAVENGVVCMTSLDTVRALLNMLQTINFSSNPMPVLQ, encoded by the coding sequence ATGCCCAGAAATAACCTGCTCAAGAAGATCCTCGTCATCGGCTCCGGCCCGATCGTCATCGGCCAGGCCGCCGAGTTCGACTATGCCGGCACGCAGGCCTGCCAGGCGCTGAAGGAAGAGGGCTACGAGGTCGTCCTCATCAACAGCAACCCGGCGACGATCATGACCGATACGAACATGGCGGACAAAGTGTACATCGAGCCGATCACGCTCGACTTCGTCTCCCAGATCATCCGCCAGGAGCGTCCGGACGGCCTGCTGCCGACGCTCGGCGGCCAGACCGGCCTCAACATGGCGGTCGAGCTGGCGCGCGCCGGCGTGCTGGAGCGCGAGAACGTGCAGCTGCTCGGCACGCAGCTGACGGCGATCGAGAAGGCCGAGGACCGCGACCTGTTCCGCGAGCTCATGCGCGAGCTGGAGCAGCCGGTGCCGGAGAGCGTCATCGTCACGACGGTCCAGGAAGCCGTCGACTTCGCCAACGAGATCGGCTATCCGATCATCGTTCGCCCGGCGTATACGCTCGGCGGCACGGGCGGCGGCATCTGCGCGACCGAGGCGGAGCTGCTGGAGACGGTCGCCTCCGGCATCCGCTACAGCCCGATCGGCCAGTGCCTGATCGAGAAGTCGATCGCCGGCATGAAGGAAGTCGAGTACGAGGTCATGCGCGACGCGAACGACAACTGCATCGTCGTCTGCAACATGGAGAACTTCGATCCGGTCGGCGTGCATACCGGCGACTCCATCGTCGTGGCGCCGAGCCAGACGCTGTCGGACCGCGAGTACCAGATGCTGCGCTCCGCCTCGCTCAAGATCATCCGCGCCTTGAACATCGAGGGCGGCTGCAACGTGCAGTTCGCGCTGGACCCGTTCAGCTTCCAATACTACGTCATCGAGGTCAACCCGCGCGTCAGCCGCTCCTCGGCGCTCGCCTCCAAGGCGACGGGCTACCCGATCGCCAAGATGGCCGCGAAGATCGCTGTCGGCTATACGCTCGACGAGATCGTCAACCCGGTCACGGGCCAGACGTACGCCTGCTTCGAGCCGACGCTCGACTACATCGTATCCAAGATTCCGCGCTGGCCGTTCGACAAGTTCACGAGCGCCAACCGCAAGCTCGGCACGCAGATGAAGGCGACCGGCGAGGTCATGGCGATCGGCCGCACGTTCGAGGAGTCGATGCACAAGGCGATCCGCTCGCTGGAGATCGGCACGCATCGCTTCCATCTCAAGGACGCGCATGAGCTGGGCGACGAGACGCTCCGCACGCGTCTGGCCAAGCCGGACGACGAGCGCATGTTCCTCATCGCCGAGGCGTTCCGCCGCGGCTGGACGCTCGCCGACATCCAGGACCTGACCAAGGTCGACTGGTGGTTCCTCGACAAGATCGAGAGCATCGTGGCCTTCGAGGAAGAGCTTCGCCGCGCGCCCGGCCTGACCAAGGAGCTGCTCTACGCCGCCAAGCGCCGCGGCTTCTCCGACCGCTCCATCGCCGAGCTGCGCCGCGAGGGCAGCCAGCAGACGCTGACGGACGAGCACGCGGTCCGCGCTTTCCGCCTGGAGCAGGGACTGCGTCCGGTCTACAAGATGGTCGACACCTGCGCCGCGGAGTTCGAGGCGAGCACGCCGTACTACTACTCCACCTACGAGGTGGAGAACGAAGTGACCGAGACGGACAAGCAAAAGGTGCTCGTGCTCGGCTCCGGCCCGATCCGCATCGGCCAGGGCATCGAGTTCGACTACTCGACCGTGCATGCCGTCTGGGCGATCCAGAACGCCGGCTACGAAGCCGTCATCATCAACAACAACCCGGAGACGGTCTCGACCGACTTCAGCACCTCCGACCGGCTCTACTTCGAGCCGCTGTTCCTGGAGGACGTGCTGAACGTCATCGAGCAGGAGCAGCCGATCGGCGTCATCGTGCAGTTCGGCGGGCAGACGGCCATCAACCTGGCGGCTCCGCTGGCGAAGGCCGGCGTGCGCATCCTCGGCTCCAGCCTCGAGAGCATCGACACCGCCGAGGACCGCAAGAAGTTCGAGGCGCTGCTGCGCGGCCTCGGCATCGCGCAGCCGGAAGGCAGCACGGTGACGAACCTCGAGGAAGCCATCGTAACCGCCAACCGCCTCAGCTACCCGGTGCTCGTGCGTCCGTCGTACGTCCTCGGCGGCCGCGCGATGGAGATCGTCTACTCCGACGAGGAGCTCGTCGGCTACATGGCCGAGGCGGTCAAGATCAATCCGGAGCATCCGGTGCTGATCGACCGCTACATGCTCGGCAAGGAAGCCGAGGTCGACGCGATCTGCGACGGCGAGACGGTCGTCATCCCGGGCATCATGGAGCATGTCGAGCGCGCGGGCGTCCACTCCGGCGACTCCATCGCGGTGTACCCGCCGCAGTCGCTGTCGGCGGACATCAAGGAGCAGATCGTCGACATCACGATCAAGATCGCCAAGGCGCTGAAGGTCGTCGGCCTGGTCAACATCCAGTTCGTCATCCATAACGACAAGGCGTACGTCATCGAGGTCAACCCGCGCTCCTCGCGCACGGTGCCGTTCCTCAGCAAGGTGACGGGCCTGCCGATGGCCAACCTGGCGACGCGCGCGATCCTCGGCACGAAGCTGGCCGAGCTCGGGCATGTCGACGGCCTCTGGCCGGAGGACAAGTTCGTCAGCGTCAAGGTGCCGGTGTTCAGCTTCGCCAAGCTGCGCCGCGTCGATCCGACGCTGACGCCGGAGATGAAGTCGACGGGCGAGGTCATGGGCCGCGACGAGCAGTACGCCAAGGCGCTGTACAAAGGCCTGATCGGCGCAGGCATGAAGATTCCGCTGCAAGGCTCCATCGTGGCGACCGTGTCCGACAAGGACAAGGCCGAGGCGCTCGAGCTGCTCAAGGGCTTCTACGCGATCGGCTACAAGATCATCGCGACCGGCGGCACGGCCGCCGCGCTCGAGGCCGAGGGCATCGCCGTGCAGCGCGTCAACAAGCTGAGCGAAGGCTCGCCGAACATCCTCGACCTGATCCGCAGCGGGCAAGCCCAGTTCGTCTTCAACACGCTGACGAAGGGCAAGACGCCGGAGCGCGACGGCTTCCGCATCCGCCGCGAGGCGGTCGAGAACGGCGTCGTCTGCATGACGTCGCTCGATACGGTGCGCGCGCTGCTGAACATGCTGCAGACGATCAACTTCAGCTCGAACCCGATGCCGGTCCTGCAATAA
- a CDS encoding TraR/DksA C4-type zinc finger protein: MTHSSAFIGRMKQRLLRQREELIRRDVESDHDGLQESLRDETGELSTIDNHPADVATEMFERGKDIALQEQMDLHRERIDAALAAIVDGSYGRCAACGEVIPEGRLSALPDTLYCIQHSPRQHTSHRRPAEEAVLNPPFGDSDRDGKDDPGFDGEDAWQTVERWGTSTSPAMDEVPGDSYQSIGIESEENVGYVEDIESFLATDITGRHVTVVRNREYKHYMDSGQGEELPSD, encoded by the coding sequence ATGACTCATTCTTCCGCTTTTATCGGCCGGATGAAGCAAAGACTGCTCCGGCAGCGCGAGGAGCTGATCCGGCGCGACGTGGAGTCCGATCACGACGGCCTGCAGGAGTCGCTGCGCGACGAGACCGGCGAGCTCAGCACGATCGACAATCATCCCGCCGACGTGGCGACGGAAATGTTCGAGCGCGGCAAGGACATCGCGCTCCAGGAGCAGATGGACCTGCACCGCGAGCGGATCGATGCCGCTCTCGCCGCTATCGTGGACGGCAGCTACGGCCGCTGCGCGGCCTGCGGCGAGGTTATTCCGGAGGGACGGCTGTCGGCTCTTCCCGATACGCTTTACTGCATCCAGCATTCGCCGCGCCAGCATACGTCCCACCGCCGCCCGGCCGAGGAAGCGGTGCTGAACCCGCCGTTCGGCGATTCCGACCGCGACGGCAAGGACGATCCCGGCTTCGACGGCGAGGATGCCTGGCAGACCGTCGAGCGCTGGGGGACGTCGACATCTCCCGCTATGGACGAGGTGCCGGGAGACAGCTATCAGAGCATCGGCATCGAGTCCGAGGAGAACGTCGGATATGTCGAGGACATCGAAAGCTTCCTTGCGACGGACATTACCGGCCGCCATGTGACCGTCGTGCGCAACCGGGAGTACAAGCATTACATGGACAGCGGCCAGGGAGAAGAGCTGCCGTCCGACTGA
- a CDS encoding carbamoyl phosphate synthase small subunit: MQARLILEDGTVFAGQSFGAETFKPGEVVFNTGITGYQEVLSDPSYCGQIVTMTYPLIGNYGITRDDFETVAPFIHGFAVRRHEPIPSNWRAQVSLDWLLKEHGIPAISEIDTRMLTRKLRHFGTMRGAITTGSERVEAIVEQLTGTPLLRDQVARTSTKQVFTSPGFGERIVLIDYGAKTGILRELTKRGCDVVVVPHDTSAETIRRLNPDGIQLSNGPGDPQDVPHAVATIRELLGEYPIFGICLGHQLFALACGADTEKLKFGHRGGNHPVKELSSGRCYITSQNHGYTVPESSIAGTDLTVTHINNNDKTVEGLKHDRYPAFSVQYHPEAAPGPFDSSYLFDEFLELIRTHRRTNPSKPRQAQLSEASKGELLYAQK, from the coding sequence ATGCAAGCAAGACTGATTCTTGAGGACGGAACCGTATTTGCGGGCCAGTCGTTCGGCGCCGAGACGTTCAAGCCCGGCGAGGTCGTATTCAATACAGGCATCACAGGCTACCAGGAGGTGCTCTCCGATCCGTCGTACTGCGGCCAGATCGTGACGATGACGTATCCGCTCATCGGCAACTACGGCATCACCCGCGACGATTTCGAGACGGTGGCGCCGTTCATCCACGGCTTCGCCGTACGCCGCCACGAGCCGATTCCGAGCAACTGGCGCGCCCAGGTGTCGCTCGACTGGCTGCTCAAGGAGCACGGCATCCCGGCGATCAGCGAGATCGACACGCGCATGCTGACCCGCAAGCTGCGCCACTTCGGCACGATGCGCGGCGCCATCACGACGGGCAGCGAGCGCGTCGAGGCGATCGTCGAGCAGCTCACCGGCACGCCGCTGCTGCGCGATCAAGTCGCCCGCACGTCGACGAAGCAGGTGTTCACGAGCCCCGGCTTCGGCGAGCGCATCGTGCTCATCGACTACGGCGCCAAGACCGGCATCCTGCGCGAGCTGACCAAGCGCGGCTGCGACGTCGTCGTCGTGCCGCATGATACATCCGCGGAGACGATCCGCCGCCTGAACCCGGACGGCATCCAGCTGTCCAACGGCCCCGGGGACCCGCAGGACGTGCCGCATGCGGTCGCGACGATCCGCGAGCTGCTCGGCGAGTATCCGATCTTCGGCATCTGCCTCGGCCACCAGCTGTTCGCGCTCGCCTGCGGAGCCGACACGGAGAAGCTCAAGTTCGGCCATCGCGGCGGCAACCATCCGGTCAAGGAGCTGTCCTCGGGACGCTGCTACATCACGAGCCAGAACCACGGCTACACCGTGCCGGAGTCCAGCATCGCCGGCACCGATCTGACCGTGACGCATATCAACAACAACGACAAGACGGTCGAAGGCCTGAAGCATGACCGCTACCCGGCCTTCTCGGTCCAATACCATCCGGAGGCGGCCCCGGGGCCGTTCGATTCCAGCTACCTGTTCGACGAATTCCTGGAGCTGATCCGCACCCATCGCCGCACTAACCCTTCCAAGCCGCGCCAAGCCCAGCTGTCGGAAGCGTCCAAAGGAGAGCTGCTGTATGCCCAGAAATAA